GCTATGGCGCATTCATGGGTCGGGATGTCGCGGACAGCGACGAGATCGTCGCGGCGGTGCAGGAGCTTGCCGCCGACTGCGACGACATCAAGCTGATCCTCACCGGCATCATCGATTTCGACGCCGGCCGCGTCGCGGGCGAGCCGCAGTTCGACCTGGAGTCGGCGTCGCTGGTCGTACGCACCGCACACGCGCTCGGCAAACGCGTATTCGCGCACTGCAGCGGCACGACCGGCCTCGACGTCGCGATCGCGGCGAAAGTGGATTCGATCGAGCACGGTTTCTTCATGACCTGCGACAGGGTCCGGGCGATGGCCGACCGCGGCATCGCGTGGACGCCGACTTTCGCGCCGGTGCATTTCCAGTGGGCGCGCCCCGAAGTCGCCGGCTGGTCGCCGCAGACGGTCGACAACATCGCCCGCATCCTCGACGAGCATGCGGAAAACCTCGTGCGCGCCGACGCAGCGGGTGTCACGCTGCTGTGCGGCTCCGACGCCGGAAGCCATGGTGTCGGCCATGGTACCGGGCTGCTCGATGAACTGCAGTGGCTGCACGAAGCCGGGCTGTCGGTCACGACGGTGCTGCGTGCGGCGACCAGCGCTGCGCGGCGTCACTGGGGCGAGCCGGCGCTGCTCGCCGAGGGCGCAGCGTTCGATGCGGTGCTGCTCGAGGCGTCGCCATTCGAGCGGTTCGCCGCGCTGCGCGAGCCGCTGGCGGTATTCCGCAGCGGCTCATGTCACGCATCCCGGCCGGATGGGACGCTGCGTCCGTTGGCAACGGGGCGCACCGGGCGGGACCGGGTCCCGCCCGCCGCCGCTACTGCATGAGCATCGCCTTCGCGTCCGCGAGCAGCTTGTCGCCGTCGTAGCCTTTGGCCGTGACCTCCTTGACCCATTCGAGGGCGACGCCCTCGGACGCCTTGATCCAGTGCTGCA
The window above is part of the Azoarcus sp. PA01 genome. Proteins encoded here:
- a CDS encoding amidohydrolase family protein, producing the protein MPAETIIVDSYFDGERHHEHGPYGFLIADGRIAAILPAAQLALVAPPTAAPQRAAFLMPGLVDAHVHLFLDGTQLDATRRADYLKAPLEEMLAVATHNAAATLACGITTVRDAGDRFGINHRLRAAAAERGATLPAVRSAGLGLKRPKRYGAFMGRDVADSDEIVAAVQELAADCDDIKLILTGIIDFDAGRVAGEPQFDLESASLVVRTAHALGKRVFAHCSGTTGLDVAIAAKVDSIEHGFFMTCDRVRAMADRGIAWTPTFAPVHFQWARPEVAGWSPQTVDNIARILDEHAENLVRADAAGVTLLCGSDAGSHGVGHGTGLLDELQWLHEAGLSVTTVLRAATSAARRHWGEPALLAEGAAFDAVLLEASPFERFAALREPLAVFRSGSCHASRPDGTLRPLATGRTGRDRVPPAAATA